From the Paludisphaera mucosa genome, one window contains:
- the uvrA gene encoding excinuclease ABC subunit UvrA: MASIASATAIAVRGARTHNLKGVDVDLPRDALVVLTGVSGSGKSSLAFDTVFAEGQRRYVESLSSYARQFLDQLERPDVDEIDGLPPTVAIDQRAGRPNPRSTVGTLTEIHDSLRLLFSRLGAPHCPKCGLPIRSQTPEQMVATVLAYPTGRRILVLAPLVRGRKGAHADVFQAIRRAGLIRARVDGQVIEVDEPPKLAKTKNHSIDAVVDRLVIREGVAPRLAESLNLALKLSEGLATISAEVDGAWEDRPMSIHHACPDCGVSLPALEPRGFSFNSPQGACPRCDGLGVVSEFQPDLIVPDRARSLDRGAVEPWTKLGAKLRAAQVGDPRVSAFLDRHKLGRDVPLDDWPEAVFQAFLHGETDGGFAGVPAMLAELDRATDRGAVKAALAAYREEIPCPACKGARLRPESLAARVGGQSIAQVCDLTVEAARTFFDGLPFREDEQAVATPLLREIRGRLRFLAEVGLGYLTLGRGAATLSGGELQRVRLANQLGSDLVGVCYVLDEPTSGLHPRDTAQLLDGLRKLRDLGNSVLVVEHDEAVIRAADWVVDVGPGAGPEGGAIVAVGPPGRIAGSAASLTGRRLRGEDRHAPSRSDRLARSPGWLTIRGSTVHNLRTIDVRIPLGTLTCVTGVSGSGKSTLVFDVLARAFRRRDRASLRAIPELGTIAGWDSLTAMVEIDQAPIGRTPRSTPATFTGVFDEIRRVFAKTREARTRGYGPPRFSFNAKGGRCETCQGLGRRRVPMQFLPDLYVVCEDCRGKRFNRQTLEILFKEKSIGDVLDLRVDEALAFFDAQPRVLPGLRSLHDVGVGYLTLGQSGATLSGGEAQRVKLAAHLNRPAGGERLYILDEPTTGLHFADVDRLLGVLERLADQGDTLVVIEHNLDVVAAADWVVDLGPEAGSRGGRVVAMGTPAEIAAAPESLTGAYLRTDSDRPAMEDE; encoded by the coding sequence ATGGCGAGCATCGCGTCGGCGACGGCGATCGCGGTCCGCGGGGCGCGGACGCACAACCTGAAGGGCGTCGACGTGGACCTCCCGCGCGACGCCCTGGTCGTCCTGACCGGCGTGAGCGGCTCGGGCAAGAGTTCGCTGGCGTTCGACACGGTCTTCGCCGAGGGCCAGCGGCGGTACGTCGAGTCGCTCTCCAGCTACGCTCGGCAGTTCCTCGACCAGCTCGAGCGCCCGGACGTCGACGAGATCGACGGCCTGCCGCCGACCGTGGCGATCGACCAGCGCGCCGGGCGGCCGAACCCGCGGAGCACGGTCGGCACCCTGACCGAGATCCACGATTCGCTGCGGCTGCTCTTCTCGCGCCTGGGCGCGCCCCACTGCCCGAAGTGCGGCCTGCCGATCCGGAGCCAGACGCCCGAGCAGATGGTCGCGACGGTGCTGGCGTATCCGACGGGGAGGCGGATCCTGGTCCTGGCCCCGCTCGTCCGCGGCCGCAAGGGGGCGCACGCCGACGTCTTCCAGGCGATCCGCCGCGCCGGGCTGATCCGGGCGCGGGTCGACGGCCAGGTGATCGAGGTCGACGAGCCGCCCAAGCTGGCGAAGACGAAGAACCACTCGATCGACGCCGTGGTCGACCGCCTGGTGATCCGCGAAGGGGTCGCGCCGCGGCTCGCCGAGAGCCTGAACCTGGCGCTGAAGCTCTCGGAAGGGCTGGCGACGATCTCCGCCGAGGTCGACGGGGCGTGGGAGGACCGGCCGATGAGCATCCACCACGCCTGCCCCGACTGCGGCGTCAGCCTGCCGGCCCTGGAGCCCCGCGGGTTCAGCTTCAACAGCCCCCAGGGCGCCTGCCCGCGCTGCGACGGCCTGGGCGTGGTCTCGGAATTCCAGCCCGACCTGATCGTCCCCGACCGCGCGAGGTCGCTCGACCGGGGGGCCGTCGAGCCCTGGACGAAGCTCGGCGCCAAACTCCGGGCCGCACAGGTCGGCGACCCCCGGGTCTCGGCGTTCCTCGATCGTCACAAGCTCGGCCGCGACGTCCCGCTGGACGACTGGCCCGAGGCCGTCTTCCAGGCCTTCCTGCACGGCGAGACCGACGGAGGCTTCGCCGGCGTACCGGCGATGCTCGCGGAGCTGGACCGGGCGACCGACCGCGGCGCCGTGAAGGCCGCGCTCGCCGCCTATCGCGAGGAGATCCCCTGCCCCGCGTGCAAGGGCGCGCGGCTGCGGCCCGAGTCGCTCGCCGCGCGGGTGGGCGGCCAGTCGATCGCCCAGGTCTGCGACCTGACCGTCGAGGCCGCCCGCACCTTCTTCGACGGGCTCCCGTTCAGGGAGGACGAGCAGGCCGTCGCGACCCCCTTGCTGCGCGAGATCCGGGGCCGGCTGCGGTTCCTGGCCGAGGTCGGCCTGGGATACCTGACGCTGGGCCGGGGCGCGGCGACGCTCTCGGGAGGCGAGCTGCAGCGGGTCCGGCTGGCGAACCAGCTCGGCTCGGACCTGGTCGGGGTCTGCTACGTCCTGGACGAGCCGACCTCCGGCCTCCACCCCCGCGACACCGCCCAACTCCTCGACGGCCTCCGCAAGCTCCGCGACCTGGGCAACAGCGTGCTGGTCGTCGAGCACGACGAGGCCGTGATCCGCGCGGCCGATTGGGTCGTCGACGTCGGCCCCGGCGCGGGCCCGGAGGGGGGCGCGATCGTCGCGGTCGGTCCGCCGGGCCGCATCGCCGGATCGGCCGCTTCGCTCACCGGCCGCCGCCTCCGCGGCGAGGACCGCCACGCCCCCAGCCGTTCCGACCGGCTGGCGCGGTCGCCGGGCTGGCTCACCATCCGGGGGTCGACGGTCCACAACCTGCGGACGATCGACGTCCGCATCCCCCTGGGGACGCTGACGTGCGTGACGGGCGTCAGCGGCTCGGGAAAGAGCACGCTCGTCTTCGACGTCCTGGCGCGGGCCTTCCGCCGCCGCGACCGGGCGTCGCTCCGCGCCATCCCCGAGCTGGGGACGATCGCCGGCTGGGACTCGCTGACGGCGATGGTCGAGATCGACCAGGCGCCCATCGGCCGCACGCCCCGGTCGACGCCCGCGACGTTCACCGGCGTCTTCGACGAGATCCGCCGCGTCTTCGCCAAGACCCGCGAGGCCCGCACCCGCGGCTACGGCCCGCCGCGGTTCAGCTTCAACGCCAAGGGCGGGCGGTGCGAGACCTGCCAGGGCCTGGGCCGCCGCCGCGTCCCCATGCAGTTCCTCCCCGACCTCTACGTCGTCTGCGAGGACTGCCGCGGCAAGCGGTTCAACCGCCAGACCCTGGAGATCCTGTTCAAGGAGAAGTCGATCGGCGACGTCCTCGACCTCCGCGTCGACGAGGCCCTGGCGTTCTTCGACGCCCAGCCCCGCGTGCTGCCCGGCTTGCGGTCGCTCCACGACGTCGGCGTCGGCTACCTCACCCTCGGCCAGTCGGGGGCGACGCTCTCGGGCGGCGAGGCCCAGCGGGTCAAGCTCGCCGCGCACCTGAACCGGCCGGCGGGCGGCGAGCGGCTCTACATCCTCGACGAGCCGACGACCGGCCTCCACTTCGCCGACGTCGACCGCCTGCTCGGCGTGCTGGAGCGCCTGGCCGACCAGGGCGACACCCTCGTCGTGATCGAGCACAACCTCGACGTCGTCGCCGCCGCCGACTGGGTCGTCGACCTCGGACCCGAGGCCGGCTCGCGGGGCGGCCGCGTCGTCGCCATGGGGACGCCCGCCGAGATCGCCGCCGCCCCCGAAAGCCTCACCGGCGCGTACCTGCGGACGGATTCCGACCGCCCTGCGATGGAAGACGAATAA
- a CDS encoding PEP-CTERM sorting domain-containing protein — protein MRRTCLLLLAGLALAAAPRAEAGTSYNFSVLYFGGGLASQAPGSDTIVGTTLFDDDTFTWDIKAQGGAWQVLADTFSFPLMAFGVQEAGLRVGDFTLTLKNAGVDVLTTSEVGAEQRYVHVGTNTIFLTQGLVFDEMFLSYHLITAVTDDPNVPVTPIGSTISGLLPIFGAPEFTSPGSVVYGAAVPEPTSMALMLVGLCGLGLARRRGRTTS, from the coding sequence ATGCGTAGAACTTGCTTGCTGCTGCTCGCCGGCCTCGCGCTCGCAGCGGCCCCCCGCGCCGAGGCGGGGACCAGCTACAATTTCAGCGTGCTCTACTTCGGCGGAGGGCTAGCGAGCCAGGCGCCGGGCAGCGACACCATCGTCGGCACGACGCTGTTCGACGACGACACGTTCACGTGGGACATCAAGGCCCAGGGCGGCGCCTGGCAGGTGCTGGCCGACACGTTTTCCTTCCCCCTCATGGCCTTCGGCGTGCAGGAGGCCGGCTTGCGCGTGGGCGATTTCACCCTGACGCTCAAGAACGCGGGCGTCGACGTCCTGACGACCAGCGAGGTCGGGGCCGAGCAGAGGTACGTCCACGTCGGCACGAATACGATCTTCCTGACGCAGGGGCTCGTCTTCGACGAAATGTTTCTCAGCTACCATCTGATCACGGCCGTCACGGACGATCCGAACGTCCCGGTGACGCCGATCGGCAGCACGATCTCGGGGCTGCTCCCGATCTTCGGCGCCCCCGAATTCACCTCCCCGGGTTCGGTCGTCTACGGCGCCGCCGTGCCCGAGCCCACGTCCATGGCGTTGATGCTCGTCGGCCTCTGCGGGCTGGGCCTGGCGCGTCGGCGCGGACGCACGACGTCCTGA
- a CDS encoding sulfatase family protein, producing the protein MDDESLRRRSGRVAVVLARLAVAILLAAPQAFAGDAARRPPNLLLIVDDDHAAGTLGAAGDPHGATPHLDALARQGVYFERAYCNAPLCTPSRQSFITGKLPHATGVTRLPTALPESMRTLGHLLGERGYRTAAIGKMHFNGPSSHGFELRRDYAEWLKHIGSHPPPRGDRRKPWRPMIDPPATWLNARVEDAGLDAESMDATYFVNRAIRFMKADAGRPFALVVSFYEPHAPFHFPEESRGRFRPEQFPAWRLSERDRIEQPKVFRTLSEADVRGVQAAYYTSAAFVDEQIGRLVRALDDEGHGADTLVVYLSDNGYMLGQHGRFEKHCFYEPAVRVPLIVRQTGRLPAGRRVTDLVELVDVLPTIFSLLGQPIPPGLHGIDQSGLVVGAPGAAGRPVVFSEYNENEEAMARSDRYKLIVGTGRRARKDGYAPSNPPTGPYERLYDVQADPDETTDLAADPRLAAVKAALLRSLSERFRATWEGPKPIPAGLTERQTIGWCLTPRDRPNPWAGRHM; encoded by the coding sequence GTGGACGACGAATCTTTGCGGCGGAGGTCGGGGAGGGTCGCGGTCGTCCTGGCGCGGCTGGCGGTCGCCATCCTGCTCGCCGCTCCACAGGCCTTCGCGGGTGACGCGGCGCGACGGCCGCCGAACCTCCTGCTCATCGTCGACGACGACCATGCGGCCGGGACGCTCGGTGCGGCCGGAGACCCCCACGGCGCGACGCCCCATCTCGACGCTCTGGCGCGGCAAGGCGTCTACTTCGAGCGGGCGTATTGCAACGCGCCGCTGTGCACCCCGAGCCGCCAGTCGTTCATCACCGGCAAGCTGCCCCACGCCACGGGCGTGACCCGCCTCCCCACGGCCCTGCCCGAATCGATGCGCACGCTCGGCCATCTGCTCGGCGAGCGAGGCTACCGCACGGCGGCGATCGGCAAGATGCACTTCAACGGCCCGTCTTCTCACGGGTTCGAGCTGCGTCGCGACTACGCGGAGTGGCTCAAGCACATCGGCTCGCACCCCCCTCCGCGCGGCGACCGCCGCAAGCCCTGGCGGCCGATGATCGACCCGCCCGCGACCTGGCTCAACGCCCGCGTCGAGGACGCGGGCCTGGACGCCGAGTCGATGGACGCCACCTACTTCGTCAACCGCGCGATCCGGTTCATGAAGGCGGACGCGGGCCGCCCGTTCGCCCTGGTCGTCAGCTTCTACGAGCCCCACGCCCCGTTCCACTTCCCGGAGGAGTCCCGCGGCCGGTTCCGGCCCGAGCAGTTCCCGGCCTGGCGACTCAGCGAGCGCGACCGGATCGAGCAGCCGAAGGTCTTCCGCACCCTCTCCGAGGCCGACGTCCGGGGCGTCCAGGCCGCCTACTACACCTCGGCCGCGTTCGTCGACGAGCAGATCGGCCGCCTGGTCCGGGCGCTCGACGACGAGGGGCACGGCGCGGACACCCTGGTCGTCTACCTGAGCGACAACGGCTACATGCTCGGCCAGCACGGCCGGTTCGAGAAGCATTGCTTCTACGAGCCCGCCGTGCGCGTGCCCCTGATCGTCCGCCAGACCGGCCGGCTGCCGGCGGGCCGGCGCGTGACGGACCTCGTCGAGCTGGTCGACGTCCTGCCGACGATCTTCAGCCTGCTGGGCCAGCCGATCCCGCCGGGCCTGCACGGGATCGACCAGTCGGGCCTGGTCGTCGGCGCGCCTGGGGCCGCGGGCCGGCCGGTCGTCTTCAGCGAGTACAACGAGAACGAGGAGGCGATGGCCCGGTCCGACCGCTACAAGCTGATCGTCGGCACCGGACGCCGCGCGCGCAAGGACGGTTACGCCCCCTCGAACCCGCCCACCGGCCCCTACGAGCGGCTTTACGACGTCCAGGCCGACCCCGACGAGACGACCGACCTCGCCGCCGACCCCCGCCTCGCCGCCGTGAAGGCCGCCCTGCTCCGCAGCCTCAGCGAGCGGTTCCGCGCGACCTGGGAAGGCCCCAAGCCGATCCCCGCCGGCCTCACCGAGCGCCAGACGATCGGCTGGTGCCTAACCCCCCGCGACAGGCCCAATCCCTGGGCCGGCAGGCACATGTGA